The genome window CATTGAAAAAAAGACACGCCAAACAGTTGCTAGTATTTCTTGTTGTCCTTGGCGGTAGTAGTTTGTTAGTCGGATCGATTGTCCAAGCAACAGAAAATAGTAACTTAAAAACCCAAGAATCTCAAACAGTTGCAAAAGGAACGAAAGAAACGAAACAACCCGAATCAATTGAAGGGTATACGTATGTAGGATATATACACACAAGTAAAAATAATACACCGCCCGTAGTTGGAAAAGGGACTGTAACTGTAAACTATCAGGATGAACAAGGAAATTCACTGGCGACTAGTGAAACACTCGAAGGCGACATTGGCCAACCATATCAGACTGCAACGAAAAATATTGAGGAATACCAATTAAAAGAAGTGAACGGAAATACAACAGGAACTTTTACAGAGAAAGCGCAAGTTGTTACTTATGTTTATCAAAAAGTGCCTGTAGCTACCGTAACTGTTAAATACCTCGATCAGGATGGAAACAAAATCCATGATCCACAAACAATTAGCGGTAATATTGGCGAACCATATGATGCTTCAACAGATAAATACAAATTACAAATTGATGGATACACATTAGATACAACGAAACTGCCAAACAATGCAAATGGTATTTTCACTAATCAAGCTATAGAAGTAACGTATATATATACGAAAGAAGCGCAAGATGTTAAAATAACAATTAAATTTGTTGATAGCAATGGGGATCCATTTGTTTTAACGGATTTAACAACTTATAAAAACGGCGATTTAGTACCTATTTATCCTAATTTAGATCAATATCATATGAGATTAAATTACAATCAACAAATTTATAATCAAGGTGAAGCAGTGCCTGATATTGTTATTCCAGCTAGAGAAGGGGAAACATATTCGTTACCGGAAAGAATGACCTTTAATATACTGGATAATCAAGGGAAACAAATCCCCTATGTTATTTCGCAAAATGCCGATTTCAGTAGTACTGGGATTGAGAGATGGGAAAACTACCAAAGTATACCAGCCAATCGCGAAGGAACACTGACTAGCGAAGATGTGGTGGTTACGTATCAGATACTTGTTTATGGAGTTTTGATTCCTGAGCCATAAGTAAATCAAATTATTCGATAATAAAAAAGCAATCTCGTCTAGAGATTGCTTTTTTAAATACGTTCTTTCCGTCCACGAAATGCCCTAATACTATGATTGAATACTTCCGAGAGCATTAATCCCGCTGCTATAGCGCCAGCAACCACTGTAACTTGAACAGAAAAGCCAATCGCTTCCGTATAATCACCTAACACAAAATTACGCACGGCTTGGTAAGCGAGGCCCCCGGGAACTAGTGGCACAATTCCTGGAACATTGAATATCGTAATCGGCATTTTTTTATGTTTCGCAAAAAAGTGACTCAGCACAGCGACCACAAAAGCTCCGGCTAGGGAAGATGCCCCCGTCCCAGAATCCATTTGCATTAAAGTCCAGTAAGCCATCCAACCAAATGTCCCTGTAATACCACAAGCATTCAGCGCTCTTTTTGGCACATTTGTAATAATTGCAAACGTTACAGTTGCAACATAACTCAGCACTAATTGAA of Listeria monocytogenes contains these proteins:
- a CDS encoding MucBP domain-containing protein — protein: MKKKYFLCVFAVILFFTGFLFGNSPVNAAETDTSNVTYNYINISTLTETQKNSIIKGNPNETLTNDYENFSFVYQKNTSEPTTNIDNTSDNNKNQNGTLLKAGDVGANSYLIILGFILFGSGIGLITLKKRHAKQLLVFLVVLGGSSLLVGSIVQATENSNLKTQESQTVAKGTKETKQPESIEGYTYVGYIHTSKNNTPPVVGKGTVTVNYQDEQGNSLATSETLEGDIGQPYQTATKNIEEYQLKEVNGNTTGTFTEKAQVVTYVYQKVPVATVTVKYLDQDGNKIHDPQTISGNIGEPYDASTDKYKLQIDGYTLDTTKLPNNANGIFTNQAIEVTYIYTKEAQDVKITIKFVDSNGDPFVLTDLTTYKNGDLVPIYPNLDQYHMRLNYNQQIYNQGEAVPDIVIPAREGETYSLPERMTFNILDNQGKQIPYVISQNADFSSTGIERWENYQSIPANREGTLTSEDVVVTYQILVYGVLIPEP
- a CDS encoding threonine/serine exporter family protein, which gives rise to MDLVWTIIIQLVLSYVATVTFAIITNVPKRALNACGITGTFGWMAYWTLMQMDSGTGASSLAGAFVVAVLSHFFAKHKKMPITIFNVPGIVPLVPGGLAYQAVRNFVLGDYTEAIGFSVQVTVVAGAIAAGLMLSEVFNHSIRAFRGRKERI